The genomic stretch ACACATACAAAAGCAACTCTTGGTTTCATTTTAAATATCACTCCTTTGCACTTTTGTTAAAACATGCTCACACTCTTCGCCTTTTTCTTTCAACTCTTTTAACCGAATTAGATCCTTTCTGAAAATCTCTTGCTGAGAAAACTTTTCCTTTAGAAATTCAATTAACTTTTCATTTTCTTGTAAAAACCTTTCGTTCATACTGTAGTATATCCACTGTGATTTTTTTGAAGCAGATAAAACACCAGCTACTTTCAGCTTGTTTAGATGCCTTGAAGTATTAGACTGTGTTGTGCCCAATATTTTTTCTATGTCGCACACACAAAGCCTCTGTTCCAAAAGTAGATTGATTATTCGAAGTCTGCACTCATCACCAAGAATTTTTAAAATTTCAGCTAAGTTCATAATTACCCCCTTCATTCTATGATTATATGCAACTACACTCATATATAATACAAGATTGACACTTTTTTGTCAATAGAGTTAAAATAAAAATATTAATGGCGTTATTTACGATGTGAACCCTGCACCTTCAAGAGTGCACCAAGAAATTGTTATAGAGCTTGCAACAATGATAAAAAATTTTCTCAAATTCTTATAATAATCAGTTCAAACAACCAATGAAGAAAATAATTCTGGAAGCTATTGCAGAGTAAACGAGCTTGTAGAATACAATAAGGTTCCCTAATTTTATGTTCTGGAGGTTTAAAAAGGGTACAGATGACGTGAATTATGCAGAACCCATGAAAACTTTTGTAAGTTGATTGTATGTTTGGGGGTTGTGCAAAGGTTT from Caldicellulosiruptor kronotskyensis 2002 encodes the following:
- a CDS encoding ArsR/SmtB family transcription factor, coding for MNLAEILKILGDECRLRIINLLLEQRLCVCDIEKILGTTQSNTSRHLNKLKVAGVLSASKKSQWIYYSMNERFLQENEKLIEFLKEKFSQQEIFRKDLIRLKELKEKGEECEHVLTKVQRSDI